From Salipiger profundus, a single genomic window includes:
- a CDS encoding NAD-dependent epimerase/dehydratase family protein: MTSTIAVAGASGLVGSNIVKEALERGYTVRGTLRDASDESKTKWLMALPGAADRLTLHSANADDGSGFDAALSGADAVFIACFPPIYKAEDGTPAKELDRVRGYAEIVAPVRNGCLNVLEAARRAGIAHVMLCSSTSSTNPPEGVAIKTETNAVSDAEFQMSEGKFTSAEKIVMETAARDFCVHHNMRLAIFLPTMMLGPVILPQHLEGDSAGFVTSAVRDGRTRHDKVPAGSMSVSHIGDVAKLFLAAYEQGARGRFFAVYDSVPWRDLYAELGKHVPASIMPAPLDGPPEEPTRFDFTRRDSLGVAMRDIPSVIAETCDWLKSRPFG; the protein is encoded by the coding sequence ATGACCAGCACGATTGCCGTCGCCGGGGCTTCGGGCCTCGTGGGTTCGAACATCGTCAAGGAAGCGCTCGAACGTGGCTACACGGTGCGCGGCACCCTGCGCGACGCGTCCGACGAGTCCAAGACGAAGTGGCTCATGGCGCTTCCAGGCGCCGCGGACCGGCTCACGCTTCATTCCGCCAATGCAGATGACGGCTCAGGCTTTGACGCCGCCCTGTCCGGTGCGGACGCGGTGTTCATCGCCTGCTTCCCGCCGATCTACAAAGCCGAGGACGGAACGCCGGCCAAGGAACTCGACCGGGTGCGCGGCTATGCCGAGATCGTGGCGCCGGTGCGCAACGGCTGCCTTAACGTTCTCGAAGCTGCGCGTCGGGCCGGGATCGCGCACGTGATGCTGTGTTCGTCGACCTCCTCCACGAACCCGCCCGAGGGTGTGGCGATCAAGACCGAGACCAATGCCGTCTCGGACGCCGAATTCCAGATGAGCGAAGGCAAGTTCACCTCGGCCGAGAAGATCGTCATGGAAACCGCTGCCCGTGACTTCTGCGTGCACCACAACATGCGGCTGGCGATCTTCCTGCCGACGATGATGCTCGGTCCGGTGATCCTGCCGCAACATCTCGAGGGCGACAGCGCCGGCTTCGTCACCAGCGCAGTGCGCGATGGCAGGACACGCCATGACAAGGTGCCCGCCGGGTCGATGTCGGTGAGCCACATCGGCGATGTCGCGAAGCTCTTTCTCGCGGCTTACGAACAAGGCGCGCGCGGCCGGTTCTTCGCGGTCTACGACAGCGTGCCGTGGCGGGATCTATACGCCGAACTCGGAAAGCATGTGCCCGCGTCTATCATGCCCGCGCCGCTCGACGGACCGCCCGAAGAGCCGACCCGCTTCGATTTCACGCGGCGGGACAGCCTGGGCGTCGCGATGCGAGACATCCCGTCGGTGATCGCCGAGACCTGCGACTGGCTGAAGAGCCGGCCGTTCGGGTGA
- the dctP gene encoding TRAP transporter substrate-binding protein DctP: MKLTTLGASALLMASTAVAHADNWTAYTYSSVSTTSAVKGMNRIADRAAEETDGDLDITLHLGKTLQIASADITQAVGDGIVDMAADFFFSGNVPIARVLNLPMLIENDEEWDKAYAAIEPVLVEAFAEQNVVLLGGYRYPEQTIFTTFEIDELSDLEGHKIRVTSPEQGHFIEEFGGAAITLSGSEVPTSLERGVIEGVLTASAGGAKNWHEFLPYNYRFAVNYGNSMIIANADSFEALSPETQETLRAIVAEEGPATTAAFLEDEEAQKASQSEAGMTLVEEAEGDADMARERLAPFWEEWAEQNGPEYVEALQTVRDAIGK; encoded by the coding sequence ATGAAACTGACGACACTTGGCGCCTCGGCGCTCCTGATGGCCTCGACGGCCGTGGCACATGCGGACAACTGGACCGCCTACACCTACTCCTCGGTGTCGACGACATCGGCGGTCAAGGGCATGAACCGCATCGCCGATCGCGCCGCAGAGGAGACCGATGGCGACCTCGACATCACCCTGCATCTCGGCAAGACCCTGCAGATCGCCTCGGCCGACATCACCCAGGCGGTGGGCGACGGCATCGTCGATATGGCTGCCGACTTCTTCTTCTCTGGCAACGTGCCGATCGCGCGGGTGCTGAACCTTCCCATGCTGATCGAGAACGACGAGGAGTGGGACAAGGCCTACGCCGCCATCGAGCCCGTGCTGGTGGAGGCCTTCGCCGAGCAGAACGTCGTCCTGCTTGGCGGCTACCGTTACCCCGAGCAGACGATCTTCACCACTTTCGAGATCGACGAACTGTCGGATCTCGAAGGCCACAAGATCCGGGTGACGTCGCCCGAACAGGGCCACTTCATCGAAGAGTTCGGCGGGGCCGCGATCACGCTTTCGGGCTCGGAGGTTCCGACCTCGCTGGAGCGCGGCGTCATCGAGGGCGTGCTGACCGCGAGCGCGGGCGGCGCGAAGAACTGGCACGAATTCCTGCCCTACAACTACCGGTTCGCGGTGAACTACGGAAACTCGATGATCATCGCCAACGCGGACTCCTTCGAGGCGCTGTCGCCGGAAACCCAGGAGACGCTGCGCGCCATCGTGGCAGAGGAAGGCCCGGCCACCACCGCGGCGTTTCTCGAGGACGAGGAGGCCCAGAAGGCATCCCAGTCCGAGGCGGGCATGACCCTCGTCGAGGAAGCCGAGGGCGACGCCGACATGGCGCGCGAGCGGCTGGCCCCGTTCTGGGAGGAGTGGGCCGAGCAGAACGGCCCGGAATACGTCGAGGCACTCCAGACCGTGCGCGACGCGATCGGAAAGTGA
- a CDS encoding PQQ-dependent sugar dehydrogenase: MQIPSLAAATIALASCASAQSFNDAPPNAPDQRPAFAEQTRAPVIEDTLSLSREVVVQGLENPWGMDQLPSGGWLVTERPGRLRIVSPDGTLSDPVSGLPEVDARRQGGLLDVLVASDFADTRRVWWSYAEPRGDGTNGTSVATGILSEDGSTMEQTEVIFRQEPAWASTAHFGSRLVWGPDGALFVTLGERSLPEPRQLAQDVSTHIGKVVRIAPMGGAAEGNPEIEGGLPEIWSYGHRNVQAAALGPDGDLWAIEHGARGGDELNHVLPGRNYGWPVITYGEDYSGRPIGDGTTSTEGMEQPVYYWDPVIAPSGMAFYEGDLFPDWQGSILVGGLAGQALVRLELEDDRVTGEARYLQGQGRVRDVAVADDGAVMILTDSANGALLRLTPQE; encoded by the coding sequence ATGCAGATCCCAAGCCTTGCCGCCGCCACCATTGCCCTTGCCTCCTGCGCCAGTGCCCAGTCCTTCAACGACGCCCCGCCCAACGCCCCGGACCAGCGACCGGCCTTCGCCGAACAGACCCGCGCGCCGGTCATCGAGGACACCCTGTCGCTGTCGCGCGAAGTGGTGGTGCAGGGCCTCGAAAACCCCTGGGGCATGGACCAACTTCCGAGCGGTGGCTGGCTCGTTACGGAGCGGCCCGGCCGGCTGCGGATCGTGTCGCCCGACGGGACGCTGTCCGACCCGGTGTCCGGTCTGCCCGAGGTCGATGCGCGCCGTCAGGGCGGGCTACTCGACGTGCTCGTGGCGAGCGATTTCGCAGACACCCGCCGCGTCTGGTGGAGCTACGCGGAACCCCGCGGTGACGGAACCAACGGCACGTCGGTGGCGACGGGCATCCTCTCGGAGGATGGCAGCACGATGGAGCAGACCGAGGTGATCTTTCGCCAGGAGCCTGCCTGGGCCTCGACGGCGCATTTCGGGTCGCGGCTCGTCTGGGGGCCCGACGGCGCGCTTTTCGTCACGCTCGGCGAGCGTTCGCTTCCCGAACCACGCCAGCTTGCGCAGGACGTCTCGACGCATATCGGCAAGGTGGTGCGCATCGCGCCCATGGGCGGTGCGGCCGAGGGCAACCCCGAGATCGAGGGCGGCCTGCCCGAAATCTGGTCCTACGGGCACCGCAATGTCCAGGCGGCGGCGCTGGGGCCCGACGGCGACCTCTGGGCCATCGAGCATGGCGCGCGCGGCGGCGACGAGCTGAACCATGTCCTTCCGGGCCGCAACTACGGCTGGCCGGTTATCACCTACGGTGAGGATTACAGCGGTCGTCCGATCGGTGACGGCACCACTTCGACCGAGGGGATGGAGCAGCCCGTCTACTACTGGGACCCGGTGATCGCCCCGAGCGGCATGGCCTTCTACGAGGGGGATCTGTTCCCGGACTGGCAGGGCAGCATTCTGGTCGGCGGGCTGGCCGGACAGGCCCTTGTGCGGCTCGAGCTCGAGGACGACCGCGTAACCGGCGAGGCCCGCTATCTTCAGGGCCAGGGACGCGTGCGGGACGTCGCCGTGGCAGATGACGGCGCGGTCATGATCCTGACCGACTCCGCCAACGGCGCGCTGCTGCGGCTGACACCTCAGGAGTGA
- a CDS encoding RraA family protein, with the protein MKMTIGFRILNRERVASKELVEAFAKLPVANVSDSMSRMTAAGPGLRPMHASGGMAGVALTVKARPGDNLMLHKAIDMAVPGDVIVVDAGGDLANALMGELMLAYAIKKGVVGFVLNGAIRDADNFVETNLPTFAAGITHRGPYKDGPGEINVPVAIDGMVIHPGDIMIGDSDGVLCVPIDEAEEILAKTQAKSDAEIRQMAAIEAGTNDRSWVDRALRDRGCAFPAD; encoded by the coding sequence ATGAAGATGACCATCGGTTTCCGCATCCTGAACCGCGAGCGTGTGGCCTCGAAAGAGCTGGTCGAGGCCTTCGCCAAGCTGCCGGTGGCCAACGTCTCGGACAGCATGTCCCGGATGACCGCCGCGGGACCGGGCCTGCGCCCCATGCATGCGTCCGGCGGCATGGCGGGCGTGGCGCTGACCGTGAAGGCGCGCCCCGGCGACAACCTGATGCTGCACAAGGCCATCGACATGGCGGTGCCCGGCGATGTCATCGTCGTCGATGCCGGTGGCGATCTCGCCAACGCGCTGATGGGCGAGCTCATGCTGGCATACGCGATCAAGAAAGGTGTCGTGGGCTTCGTGCTGAACGGTGCGATCCGCGACGCGGACAACTTCGTCGAGACCAACCTGCCGACCTTTGCCGCAGGCATCACCCACCGCGGCCCCTACAAGGACGGCCCCGGCGAGATCAACGTGCCCGTCGCCATCGACGGCATGGTGATCCATCCCGGCGACATCATGATCGGCGACAGCGACGGCGTGCTCTGCGTGCCGATCGACGAGGCCGAGGAGATCCTCGCGAAGACGCAGGCCAAATCCGACGCCGAGATCCGCCAGATGGCGGCCATCGAGGCCGGAACGAACGACCGGAGCTGGGTCGACCGCGCTCTCAGGGACCGTGGTTGCGCCTTTCCGGCCGACTGA
- a CDS encoding tripartite tricarboxylate transporter substrate binding protein, with translation MLHFIRTITIAGSVALAAGAAFAQDHPDKPIEVIVGYSAGGGTDVMARTTAPFIEKYLGDGASIVVKNMPGASGQIGVTEVATADPDGYTLGTFNLPGMMARTIDREADYDQDSFTYLANVVNDPNVIVTTKGGGLDSIDKLIEEAKANPGAVTVGMSSLGGDDHFMLIKLQQLTGAEFTIVPFKGSAPARTALMGGHVAMGILNISEVAEFQEELNVLGVATEERSDFAPDLPTFKEQGVDLINGSMRGFVAPAGLPEDVRAKLLDAFEQLEGDAEFQEAMKATANPVEVVTGDAFKALTGDLYDLARGVWEETPWN, from the coding sequence ATGCTGCATTTCATCAGGACGATCACGATCGCGGGCAGCGTCGCCCTTGCGGCCGGCGCCGCCTTTGCCCAGGACCACCCGGACAAGCCGATCGAGGTGATCGTCGGCTACTCGGCCGGCGGCGGCACCGACGTGATGGCCCGCACCACCGCGCCCTTCATCGAGAAATACCTCGGTGACGGTGCCAGCATCGTGGTCAAGAACATGCCGGGGGCCAGCGGCCAGATCGGTGTCACCGAGGTCGCGACGGCCGACCCCGACGGCTACACGCTCGGCACCTTCAACCTGCCCGGCATGATGGCACGGACCATCGACCGCGAAGCCGACTACGACCAGGACAGCTTCACCTATCTCGCGAACGTGGTGAACGATCCCAACGTGATTGTCACGACCAAGGGCGGCGGGCTCGACAGCATCGACAAGCTGATCGAGGAAGCAAAGGCCAACCCCGGTGCGGTCACCGTCGGCATGTCGAGCCTCGGCGGCGACGATCACTTCATGCTGATCAAGCTGCAGCAGCTCACCGGCGCCGAGTTCACCATCGTTCCCTTCAAGGGCTCGGCACCGGCGCGGACCGCGCTGATGGGCGGGCATGTCGCCATGGGCATCCTGAACATCTCGGAAGTGGCCGAGTTCCAGGAAGAGCTCAACGTGCTCGGCGTCGCAACCGAGGAGCGTTCGGACTTCGCCCCCGACCTGCCGACCTTCAAGGAACAGGGCGTCGACCTGATCAACGGTTCGATGCGCGGCTTCGTCGCTCCGGCGGGTCTTCCCGAGGACGTGCGCGCGAAACTGCTCGATGCCTTCGAGCAGCTCGAGGGCGACGCGGAGTTCCAGGAGGCCATGAAGGCCACCGCGAACCCGGTCGAGGTCGTCACCGGCGACGCGTTCAAGGCGCTGACCGGCGATCTCTACGACCTTGCAAGGGGGGTGTGGGAAGAAACGCCCTGGAACTGA
- a CDS encoding tripartite tricarboxylate transporter TctB family protein: MSNRLSRPETLTALGIIVVAAGFLVPATALRPISALLPVAMLVGLIILSAILLMMDQRKAAAGTPAQPMTKSPARVVGAFALIVAYALATDFIGFYVSTVVAVPLTAFLFGFRNPLGLALATAIVVGTIWLIFDFGMSQDFPAGRLWTE; the protein is encoded by the coding sequence ATGTCAAACCGCCTGTCCCGCCCCGAGACCCTGACGGCCCTGGGCATCATCGTGGTCGCCGCCGGCTTCCTCGTTCCGGCCACCGCGCTGCGGCCGATTTCGGCATTGCTGCCTGTGGCCATGCTCGTCGGGCTGATCATTCTTTCCGCGATCCTGCTGATGATGGATCAGCGCAAGGCCGCTGCCGGCACACCCGCCCAGCCCATGACGAAGTCGCCGGCGCGCGTCGTCGGAGCCTTCGCGCTGATCGTCGCATATGCCCTCGCCACCGATTTCATCGGGTTCTACGTGAGCACGGTTGTAGCTGTGCCGCTGACCGCGTTCCTCTTCGGATTTCGCAACCCGCTCGGACTTGCCCTCGCCACGGCCATCGTTGTCGGGACGATCTGGCTGATCTTCGATTTCGGCATGTCGCAGGATTTCCCTGCCGGCCGTCTCTGGACCGAATGA
- a CDS encoding hydroxyacid dehydrogenase — MSKTILVTGPDLDPAAVALATEHGFDLVHTPAYAESQVISEHLVKSGAVGIVSRMGRIDAEVMDAAPQLRVISKHGVGVDNIDLAAAASRGIPVLVATGANAVSVAEHAIALLLAAVKRVLPLDEGLRAGRWEKPGFAGRELAGATMGLMGMGAIARATGRMAQGLGLKLVGYDPFAPDSAFEELGATRCASVDELLAQSEVLSLHCPLTPDTREMLNAEAIAKMPKGAYVVNTARGGLIDEAALVDAVRSGQLAGAGLDTFASEPPAADHVFFDEPAIVLTPHIGGVTREAGARVGVEAVRGIIQIIEGQEVPQARIANRKLLADAPALENVEK, encoded by the coding sequence ATGAGCAAGACCATCCTCGTAACGGGCCCCGACCTCGACCCCGCGGCAGTGGCGCTGGCGACGGAGCACGGGTTCGACCTCGTCCATACGCCCGCCTATGCCGAAAGCCAGGTGATTTCCGAACATCTCGTGAAGAGCGGCGCGGTCGGGATCGTTTCGCGGATGGGGCGGATCGACGCCGAGGTGATGGATGCAGCGCCGCAGCTCCGGGTGATCTCGAAGCATGGTGTCGGCGTCGACAACATCGACCTCGCCGCCGCCGCCAGCCGCGGGATCCCGGTGCTGGTGGCGACCGGCGCCAACGCGGTTTCGGTTGCCGAGCATGCGATCGCGCTGCTGCTCGCTGCGGTGAAGCGTGTGCTGCCGCTCGACGAGGGCCTTCGAGCAGGGCGCTGGGAAAAGCCCGGGTTCGCCGGGCGCGAGCTTGCCGGGGCGACCATGGGGTTGATGGGCATGGGCGCCATCGCGCGCGCCACCGGACGGATGGCGCAGGGGCTCGGCCTGAAGCTGGTCGGCTACGATCCCTTCGCCCCCGACAGTGCCTTCGAAGAGCTCGGCGCCACGCGCTGCGCCTCGGTGGACGAGCTTCTCGCGCAGTCCGAGGTGCTGAGCCTCCATTGTCCGCTGACCCCCGACACCCGCGAGATGCTGAATGCCGAGGCCATCGCGAAGATGCCGAAGGGGGCCTACGTCGTGAACACCGCCCGCGGAGGCCTCATCGACGAGGCCGCCCTCGTCGATGCGGTCCGTTCCGGCCAGCTCGCCGGCGCGGGTCTCGATACCTTTGCCTCCGAGCCGCCGGCCGCCGACCACGTCTTCTTCGACGAACCCGCCATCGTGCTGACGCCGCATATCGGCGGGGTGACGCGCGAGGCCGGCGCCCGGGTGGGGGTCGAGGCGGTCCGCGGCATCATCCAGATCATCGAGGGGCAGGAGGTGCCGCAGGCGCGGATCGCCAACCGCAAGCTGCTTGCCGATGCCCCTGCCCTAGAAAACGTGGAGAAATGA
- a CDS encoding LysR family transcriptional regulator, translated as MMDTRQLKTLVAIDTHGTFAHAADVVRLTPSAVSQQIQALEQELGITIFDRTARPPKLTPQGSQVLEMAKDILRREEDTKAALRGDQIAGTLMLGSVRSSALNLLPQAIVRMRTQYPALKTSLRVSLSSTLIADVAAGRLDAAVVAEHVGFPQALRWSPFLREPLWLIAPRGTPEREPTELMRTLPYVRFRSAVPLANMIDTEISRLGVVTQDIAEIDTIGSIVTCVRQGLGISVVPHVALQEPEDLNLLRLPFGSPQIKRQIGLVERTVSPREEIIARLHAVLADLCREHGLPRD; from the coding sequence ATGATGGACACCCGCCAGCTCAAGACCCTTGTTGCCATCGACACGCATGGCACCTTCGCCCACGCGGCCGACGTGGTTCGGCTGACCCCATCGGCGGTCAGCCAGCAGATTCAGGCGTTGGAACAGGAACTTGGCATTACCATCTTCGACCGCACCGCGCGGCCGCCGAAGCTGACCCCGCAGGGGTCGCAGGTGCTCGAAATGGCCAAGGACATCCTGCGCCGGGAGGAGGACACCAAGGCCGCGCTGCGGGGCGACCAGATCGCCGGAACGCTGATGCTCGGGTCGGTGCGCTCAAGCGCGCTCAACCTCCTGCCGCAGGCAATCGTCCGGATGCGCACCCAGTATCCGGCCCTCAAGACGAGCCTGCGGGTGTCGCTTTCGTCGACGCTGATCGCCGACGTGGCCGCCGGACGGCTCGACGCGGCGGTCGTTGCCGAACACGTGGGGTTTCCGCAAGCCCTGCGCTGGAGCCCGTTCCTGCGCGAGCCGCTCTGGTTGATCGCGCCCCGTGGAACGCCCGAGCGCGAGCCGACCGAGCTGATGCGGACCCTCCCGTACGTGAGGTTTCGCAGCGCGGTGCCGCTCGCGAACATGATCGACACCGAGATTTCACGGCTCGGCGTGGTGACACAGGATATCGCCGAGATCGACACCATCGGGTCGATCGTGACCTGCGTCCGGCAGGGGCTCGGCATCTCGGTGGTTCCGCATGTCGCGCTGCAGGAGCCCGAAGACCTGAACCTGCTTCGGCTTCCCTTCGGCAGCCCCCAGATCAAGCGCCAGATCGGGTTGGTGGAGCGCACCGTGTCACCGCGCGAAGAAATCATCGCCCGTCTGCATGCGGTCCTCGCGGATCTCTGTCGCGAGCACGGTCTCCCACGCGATTGA
- a CDS encoding metallophosphoesterase, which yields MFAAVMGIIGAYVALRVVPPLGIPLWGKILLAIVILLLAENHLLTRLAYGNMFSLELPRMMVIAVNLGFGTILLTAALHLVLDIVSLGRSLLLWDWRPLAPGWSAGAVLFALALSAFGVFNAVRQPSQKDLAIEIADLPAAFDGYEVVHLTDLHLSRLFHRPFAERLVARVNALEPDIILISGDLIDGYLDVRRQDVAPLSGLSATDGVFVSPGNHEYYFEFDSWWQTYRQLGMRLLANAHETIEREGAALVVAGVTDLRAGRFGLPIPDVDRALHGAPEDAPVLLLNHQPRQAHQMAERGVDLHLAGHTHGGMVVGLASLIARFNAGFVSGHYTVGDMQLYVSNGTALWPGFALRLGVPSELTRITLRPRAGERDRESAGAARAGS from the coding sequence ATGTTTGCCGCCGTCATGGGCATCATCGGGGCCTATGTCGCCCTGCGGGTCGTGCCGCCGCTGGGCATTCCGCTCTGGGGAAAGATCCTGCTCGCCATCGTCATCCTGCTGCTGGCTGAAAACCACCTCCTGACGCGCCTGGCCTATGGGAACATGTTCTCGCTCGAGCTTCCCCGCATGATGGTCATCGCGGTGAACCTTGGCTTCGGAACGATCCTGCTGACCGCCGCACTGCATCTCGTGCTGGACATCGTGTCGCTCGGCCGGTCGCTTCTGCTCTGGGACTGGCGCCCGCTGGCACCGGGATGGAGCGCAGGCGCGGTGCTTTTCGCGCTGGCGCTCTCTGCGTTCGGTGTCTTCAACGCGGTCCGGCAGCCGTCGCAGAAGGACCTCGCGATCGAGATCGCCGACCTGCCGGCCGCGTTCGACGGCTACGAGGTCGTGCACCTTACCGACCTCCACCTCAGTCGTCTCTTCCATCGGCCTTTCGCCGAGAGGCTGGTCGCGCGCGTCAACGCGCTCGAACCCGACATCATATTGATCAGCGGCGATCTCATCGACGGATACCTCGATGTCCGCCGACAGGATGTCGCGCCGCTCTCCGGCCTGTCAGCAACGGATGGAGTCTTCGTCAGCCCCGGCAACCACGAATACTACTTCGAATTCGACAGCTGGTGGCAGACCTACCGGCAACTCGGCATGCGCCTGCTTGCGAACGCGCACGAGACCATCGAGCGCGAGGGCGCGGCGCTGGTGGTGGCCGGCGTCACCGACCTGAGGGCCGGGCGCTTCGGACTGCCGATCCCCGACGTCGACCGCGCGCTTCATGGTGCCCCGGAGGACGCGCCGGTACTGTTGCTCAATCACCAGCCGAGACAGGCGCACCAGATGGCGGAGCGTGGCGTCGATCTTCACCTCGCAGGCCACACCCATGGCGGCATGGTGGTGGGCCTCGCGTCGCTGATCGCGCGGTTCAACGCCGGTTTCGTCTCGGGGCACTACACGGTCGGCGACATGCAACTCTACGTCAGCAACGGCACGGCGCTCTGGCCGGGGTTCGCGCTGCGGCTCGGCGTGCCGTCGGAGCTCACCCGGATCACGCTGCGCCCGCGCGCAGGAGAGCGTGACCGCGAGAGCGCCGGCGCGGCCCGGGCGGGAAGCTGA
- a CDS encoding tripartite tricarboxylate transporter permease encodes MYSDLLQALPAVVGFSNFAAVVIGVLAGIVVGAMPGLSATMAISVLVPFTFGLEPLVALGLMAGIYNGAMYGGAIPAVLLRIPGTPAAVATTFDGYPMAQKGEGGFALQVAVVSSAIGGIASAFALMLLAPPLSKVTLLFGPSEVFWVAVFGLASIIFLLGGNPVKGLISACFGVFVSVIGSDPIYGNDRFTFGQLEMLDGISIVILLVGLYALPPVIDLLETPLKTDGIESSQLGTEPIWKAIPRMKGFWKTWLRSSVFGIWIGILPGAGGSMAAFMSYNEARRNSKHPERWGEGEPEGVAASETANNADTASALIPALTLGIPGTAVAAVMLGGLLVHGLQPGPMLFRENPGIVFGFMWQFLFGAILLILLGGSLATNSFARLLILPRPLLGSVIIVLMLIGVYSIHGRMFDVYLMLGFGAIGWVMDKLKFPLPPVVLGLILGGFAEENLRLALRIGRGDWGVLFQNTTSLVLVALTVAVVVGPIVKRRLTDRRKQSGM; translated from the coding sequence ATGTACTCGGATCTTCTCCAGGCACTTCCCGCCGTAGTCGGCTTCAGCAATTTCGCCGCCGTGGTGATCGGGGTGCTCGCCGGCATCGTGGTCGGCGCCATGCCCGGCCTGAGCGCGACGATGGCCATCTCGGTGCTCGTGCCCTTCACCTTCGGTCTCGAACCGCTCGTCGCGCTCGGGCTGATGGCCGGCATCTACAACGGCGCCATGTATGGCGGCGCGATCCCGGCGGTGCTGTTGCGCATCCCCGGCACGCCTGCCGCCGTGGCCACCACCTTTGACGGCTACCCGATGGCGCAAAAGGGCGAGGGCGGCTTCGCCCTGCAGGTCGCGGTCGTCTCCTCGGCCATTGGCGGCATCGCCTCTGCCTTCGCGCTGATGCTGCTCGCCCCGCCGCTCTCCAAGGTCACGCTGCTGTTCGGCCCGTCCGAGGTCTTCTGGGTCGCCGTGTTCGGCCTGGCCTCGATCATCTTCCTGCTGGGCGGCAACCCGGTGAAGGGCCTGATCTCGGCCTGCTTCGGGGTCTTCGTCTCCGTCATCGGGTCGGATCCGATCTACGGGAACGACCGTTTCACCTTCGGCCAGCTCGAAATGCTCGACGGCATCAGCATCGTGATCCTCCTCGTGGGTCTCTACGCCCTGCCGCCGGTGATCGACCTGCTCGAGACGCCGCTCAAGACCGACGGCATCGAAAGCTCGCAGCTCGGCACGGAGCCGATCTGGAAGGCCATTCCCCGCATGAAGGGCTTCTGGAAGACTTGGCTGCGCTCGTCGGTCTTTGGCATCTGGATCGGCATCCTGCCCGGCGCGGGCGGCTCGATGGCGGCGTTCATGTCCTACAACGAGGCCCGTCGCAATTCGAAGCATCCCGAGAGATGGGGCGAAGGCGAGCCCGAGGGCGTCGCCGCCTCGGAGACCGCGAACAACGCCGACACGGCCTCGGCCCTGATCCCGGCGCTGACGCTGGGCATCCCGGGAACCGCCGTTGCCGCGGTGATGCTGGGTGGCCTGCTGGTCCATGGCCTGCAACCGGGACCGATGCTGTTCCGCGAGAACCCCGGCATCGTCTTCGGCTTCATGTGGCAGTTCCTGTTCGGGGCGATCCTGCTGATCCTGCTTGGCGGCAGCCTTGCCACCAACAGCTTCGCGCGACTTCTCATCCTGCCGCGTCCGCTGCTTGGATCGGTGATCATCGTGCTGATGCTGATCGGGGTCTACTCGATCCACGGCCGGATGTTCGACGTCTACCTTATGCTAGGGTTCGGTGCCATCGGCTGGGTGATGGACAAGCTGAAGTTCCCGCTGCCGCCGGTGGTGCTGGGTCTGATCCTAGGTGGCTTCGCCGAAGAGAACCTCCGGCTCGCTCTCCGGATCGGTCGTGGCGACTGGGGCGTGCTGTTCCAGAACACGACGAGCCTGGTCCTCGTGGCGCTCACCGTCGCGGTGGTGGTCGGCCCGATCGTCAAGCGCAGGCTCACCGACCGTCGCAAGCAGAGCGGCATGTGA